The DNA window ATCGATGAACTACACTCAAAGAAAGCATCAATAGAGCTGGTAAAAAACTATTTGTTAATTGATGTCTATCAAAACATACTCACTTATCAACTCAACATGATTTATACCAGGTTGAGCAACAAGAAATTCTCAACAACATGAAGAAAACAGGGGATGACCTAGACAGGTAAACTCCATATACTTTTTCTTGTACAACACTGACAAAAACCTTGAAACTAATACCTTACTGTCAACCTTTAGGGAAATTTCCCAGCTGCAACGCCAATTGGAAGTAGCCAAGGCAAAGCCAGCCACTGTAAGTAAATTGAATATTCTTCCAATGTTCTTATTCTATTCTGCTAAAAAATGATCATTTTAGTAATCATTGCAAATAGCAgtttgttaccccacagaaGTTAGAAGTGAAAGCAGGCCTATTAACTTGCAGTCTTTATAGGCCAGTCACTATTATACCCTGTCATCATAATAACTTGATTTGATTGTCATTCTATAGGCTGAGATTGCATGTCAAGCATCAATCGAGATGTCAAACTCTGAGGTGCAAACAACTTGTGCCTCGACAAACGAATGTGAGACCCAGACAGAGATCATGATCACCATCAAAGTCACCCAAGAGACTCAGACTGACTCACTTCCAGAGGTCAGCACCTAGAATCATAATAACTCAGACTCTTATACCATGTTCTTACCATGTTTATTTGTCCTACTTCAGAGGCAGGGTAACCCTGTGAGCCGCGCCTGGCGGCGCTTGAGGGAGAGAGTGCGCAGTCTCCGAGACCGCCTCTTTCCTGGTGCTGCCGCTGCTGCGCAGTAAGGTGCCTGGAGGTAGCTAGCACAGCTTGAACGAGCCCTACACATCAACACATCTGCCGAGTATGTAGGGAAGCAGCCTTACTACCAAAGTGACCTCCAGTAAGATGGTCTTTCCACCTTGTTGTGCTAGCTACCGGGACTGGCATACCTTTGCCAGACTGTAAGTACTGCTATTGCTAATTCAACAGCTTATGTGTTTTATGATAATTTGACACCAAGCCGATAGTTCTAACATTACTCCCCTTTTTTCTGTTTGCAGGGGTCTGTTGAATTTCCTTTTGTTATATAATTATTATCTATTATTAATCTTATCAATCAATTATTAATCTTATCAAATAACTTAATTATTACTTCTGGACCAATCCAGATGGATGCtagttttttgttaaaaaatatgaTAATTGTCATTACCTAATGATGCGCCAAAGGGTTAAGCTGACATTAGACATCTCGCTCTAGTATCAGCTTTTCAACGTGAAGACATCTTAAATTTTTACCTAAAAAACAATGTATGTTCTAGCATACGAATAATTCCATCACTTTTTGCTGTTTTACACTCACACAGTCTGCAGTTTTGCTCAGAACCATCCTGTGGTAACTATGCTATCTtgagggccacacccaaagcacctgtgcgcTCTGCCGTCCACCTTAGGGCAttggctgcacaggtgttcctgatgaatgGGGGTTAAGGCGGGAAAGGGTTCCGCGACACCATGTTTTCATGGGCCCCCATGATTCAGAGTTGGGTGTGGCCTCTCTAGTATTGACTTATCACCCCGTTGCACAGCCACATGAATGAAATGCCTAACATTAAATGTGAGTGTATTACAGGCAAATTCATGTCTGTAAGTAGGAAAAAAAGAACTGAGATGACTTTAATCATAGCCAGTGTCATGATGTacatagaactgtaaatagaGATAAAACATATAAATTTGCAGTCTAACTATAGAATTGCATCATAACTTTGaatatatattgaataaaaagacTGTAAACCCTATTCTTTGTATGCAGCTCATTACTGGGggaaatatttgtttattccCTATCATTTCCATGAAAACCATCCTGTTACCACACAACAAAAAGTTTGCTTTGCCAAGCTCATTGCCTGGATTTGTTATGGTTAGGGGGAATTTATTCCTGTTCCCCTTTTCTAGCTCCTTTTCGCTGACATTAAAAATCTGTCAGTATTGCCTAATGAGTTTGATGAGCTGGTAACAACCATACAATACCCTTCCCCAGTAAGATATTTTTCAATTGTTTTACCTTTAACAGTGACATGTTAAAGTATATGAGAAGTGTATATGAGAAGTGTCCTcgccttttaaaaaaaaagtttcgcctcgtaattttgtttttctggtGTATTATACAGACATGCAAACAATCAGATGATTATGCCAAATTTCTCAAATAAcaaattttattatattataaatTGATCATAGTTTTAGTCCTTCAAAAGTACCATACATGTAGTAgagaaaattaaataatataaGATGAATTGTGGCAGGTGCACACTAAGAGAGGTGTACAGGGAGCAGCATGCCCTCCCTTGACCACCAAAAGAGGGTATTTCTTTTTGAAAGATCATCAAGTACAATCATTTTcctatatgatacctatgactagACCctcctcagcaaatcctggttAAGCCCCTGTTTTGAGCCCTTTACATTCCATAACAAGGGTCTAGTGTGCAAGTTCTGGTTTTAAGTACTGCTTTGCCAGAGACCTGAAAAGAGCTGATTTCCTGGTTTGCTCTGCATGTTGTAGCACATCAGGACTGTTGTACATGTTAATGTCAACTTGACTAATGGCTTGCATCTGAAACACAAAAAAGGCTATTACCCCTTGGACAAAAGCCTGGCTTTATAAATGGTGGTTTATAAATTTTctaaattttttaaattttataacattttttaaattttacaaCATTTATCTATCTGTGGACCTGAGGTGGGTAGGTGCTAGGGCAGGTATCACGCTGTGCTGAAATCACCTACTGTAAGCTAATTGACTTACTGCTTGGTGTTTTTTATCCTGTTGGCCCCGCTTTGCATGGGTATCTAGTAATGGATTCAAGGCAAACAGTGGCATAAAAAAAGGGTGCTTAAAGTGTAAGGGCTTTTGCAAGTGATTGGTGGGAACAAACACTTCATACACATTTCTAGGTGTTTATGGTTTTACTGgttgtcattttttcattGCTAGTGAAAGGATACAAATAAGGTATTCCAACATAGTGACATCCCAGAACATACTGTAGTATTTATCCATTGCATCTTcactataaaaaaatatataataaaatcaCAACTCTTACTCAAGAAGCCCCAACATTCCAAGGGATTACTTAGTGAGCAAAAAAAGCTCTTTGCAGCATAGGTTTGCCTCTTGCAGTGCTGTTATGTCTAGGCCTggggtagtttttttttttttataaaatgatAAGAAAATAACAAGTGTGGTCTTGACCCTCAAGTTTTCTctgtatcccccccccctctcaacAGTATTTCTATCTCCTGTTTTATCACTAATATGTCTTACTGTTGTACTTATCAATTATGGGAGAGGGGTGTGGTGTGATTAAGGTCCACAAAATATGACAGAGAAATTTATGGAATTATTTGAAGGGAGGAATGCCTAGAATATCTAATGGCCCATGCTTAAAGAATAGCACTTTCATTCTATGGGAGTGTCCACAAAGACGGCTTGGTCTTCAAGAATGCTAACAGTCCATCCATAACTTATTTCAAGCCAAAAAGATTGTTAGTACCTGCTAACTACAGCCAGCTGAAAGGCCTTAAATGCTGTCATAAAGTCCACAGGATCAACACATTGACAAAGAAGTGCCGCCTgaaaatacaaggaaaaagTATTTGCAAAGTTAGTTTGCATTCTTTGGTAGCAAACTTGTCTCAGTTCGATGCATGCTTTCCCTTGCTTCCTCCGGTTCCTGCTTACAGTGAGTGCACTTGTGTTAGCAGGCTTACCTGGACAGTTTTATAAAGTAGACAATTAAAACAAATGTGGATGTGAAAAACATATTACTTGATTGACATGAATTTTACTAGCCAACCAGCGATACAACAAATGCTTATCAGAGCATCTCAGAATCCTTCAAATTATGAAGTCTGTGTCATTCAAAACTGCTTGCATAacactataaaaatattttaccaTGCTTTTCtcattgatattttttattctaaaaACATACATATTAACAAATGCGCTTAAAAGCAAATAAGCATCCATTGGTAGTGCAATATGGCTAAGCTGATAATACAATTATTAATAACTAAATTTGTTCTTATGCACATCACTTACAGTATAACTATCATACCTGAATGTGAGCTTTGAGGCTCATGCAACAGATCACCATCTTTTTAAAAACCTatccaaataaacaaaaagatgTGATCACACATGCAAAAGATGGCTTAGGTGTGTAAAATACTTTTGTGACAAAATCTCACAAAAgcatgggttacctgtgtgtCCCAAACAGTGGGAGGGACTGGCTGATTGAATGACAGGGACGAAATAGAACCAGCTTTCAAGTAGCACTTCAAGGCTGCTGAGTAGTTTCGTGAATCTGGAaatgataataacaacaatCAGTATGATGATGACTGGTTTTACTAATGATTACAATAAAatgaatgataatgatgttgataagTGCCTTtggatggtgatggcaatgaaaCATGAAGAAAATGCTTCTGGTACCCCACCAAGCCTTGCTTACCGAGATACAAGTCCCCCTGGGTGTGAAGCCAAGTTGTGTTGTGTGGTTCCACCGTTATTGCATGGTTTGTCACATGGGAAAGGGCAATGTCAATCTGCTCAAAGTTAACATCACTGCGActgcaaacaaataaaaaagaaggaaaGGCATTCATTATTTTTGCCTTCCTGCTTCCTCACCTCTCTTCCACCAACAAGccaaacaaaatacaaaataagaGGCTTCCACTATGGGGGGAATGTTTTTGCTACTGTACACTTCCAACTGGAATAACTACaagctttctttctttctttggcAGTGAAGTCATGCGGTAGAGAACACAGTCTCCAAGCACAGAAATAACTATGATGAGCTTGTTCAGGTAGAAATAGGTAAAACTACAAACCCATAACATTATCTATCATGATAACTTACTTCGTTACTGAAGTTGGCCATAGGTGTGACAAGGAGCTGAATACTTCTCTGTGGTTGTCATTCCCTTCCTTCAAACAGAAACAAGGGAAAATAAACCTTTCTGCATGGAATTATAAAATTTATAACCTTTTCCAAGATGGCAGAGGTGTCTTACCTTTGCCAAGTTATGGAGCCGGACGAGACAAGAGATAAGGAGATCAAGTGATGATGACtcctgaagaagaaaaaaaaaatagcatgcTACACAGCCCTGGAATACACAGACTTTTATAGTTGCTCAAGGTAAATAGGTACACAACATAGAGCGGTGCACACCTTTGCAAAAACTTACCTTAATTTTGTCCACAAAGCATAGAAAACCTGATCTGAAAGGCAATGGCAATAAggtaaataatataataattacaGTTGTGAATGAAGGAGGAGGTCTGATGCTCCTTGTTCTCATGCTGAAATTTTAGAAACAAATGTATGGGAGCTAAAATCAGCACATTTGCCTCTTATATGTTTTATATACTTCTGCTTCCTGCCCCTTATTGGATGGTGACCCACTTGGGAAATCCAATATCTACACAGAGATCTTGCATCTATAGTCATCAGTGATATCGAATAATGTCAGGAATATTAAACTATGGCAATTACTagtcaataataataacagcCAGTATTATGTCTACAAATTTGGATAATTTTTCATGCAGTGCAGAATGCAAAAAGGGTATGGGTGAAAAAACATTTGCTGGTAGTAACTAAAGGTATACTTACAAATTAATGTTGGTTGCATCGCGCCGAATAGAGATGCCAGGACCTTCCTGAGGTCGCTTCTGTTGTGTCGTTGAAGAAAAAACTCTTAAGACTGTAGGAAATAAACGGCAAAGCTTGGGTAAGTATGCAATGTAGTTATTTCTAAACTCTACTGACACAACCAATTACAGATACTTACTGGGTGTCCAAATTATCAGTTAACATCATTAATAAAAGAATTTTGCTGTACCCTCAAACACACAAACGCTATAAATTGAAGCCCAGGGTATGACAAAGGTCACACTGCAGCAAACCAAGGCTGACAGAGCCCCATATAATCATTTTGCCTATAAATGAATATCATAATTAACTGTATTTTGACATACCTCCATCCCAAAGCTGACGGACTGGTTTCCTCCAGCCCTGAGGCTTGGTGATGGAAGAACAGGTTGTAGCTAAAAGTCCACCCAACTAAGAAGAGAGGTAATGAACACACTTATCACCCAGTTGTCACTATTAAACTAACAAGGGGAGATGCTGTAATACTTTCACAAATTCCTTGATTTCTTGTCCCTTGTTTGGAAAGCAGAGTGTTAATATGACAAGCATTTTTTTCTGCACAGAAATCACTTATCATGATCTCCTTATATAGTAGAATGGGCATCATGAGATTCAATTATAGAATGGGCATCACATAATGCTACCGACAGCACAACTatgattataattattattatcataacacaatacacaaccactaacatcattattatcatcagcCTCAACATCACCACAAAAAACacttccatcatcatcattattaccattatcaattatcatcatcagcacaaCATTAACACAAaaacaccactaccactaccatcatgaTTATCATCACTTCAGCaacaattatcatcaccagTGTCAACTTTAACCAAAACACAGccactatcattatcatcagtaTCTCAACTTTCTGATTCAATAAAGGGTAATATACCAGTCTATAATCAGTGTTGTGGACATCTTCCATTTCGTTCATCAAATTTGTCAAGAAGGCAGTCTCCTTGTTGTTTAGGAGGTATGCCACTGTGTGTCTTTCAATGGAAGGCTGGAGATCAGTACCTTGCAGAGAGAAAACAAAAGAGGAGCAACATAAGTACAGTACCACACACAAATAAAGCCAAACTTTCAGATGACAAAAACTCCAGTAAATGGAAACTATACTTTCAGAAATCTTAAAGGTTAAAAATCAGTTCTTGGAAAAGGAAAACTAAAGGTGATTAACATACGTACCAAACATGAGTAAAATTGAAGCTATACATTTTAGATGCGGTATAACAATCTTGGTTTTGATTAATTAGCTCAACTATCAATAATTACAGAACTATATACAATGCACTCACGTTTGCCAGTCTGCCAAATGTAAGACTTGACTTGCTCAGAAAGGTCCTCATTCCTGCCAAAGGCAATTGATGAAATAAGCAATTAACAAACAGTGCAGAAGTATCTCTAATAAAATATGGATCTCAATAGCAACATCTTGTTTCCTGAACTAAATTATTTGCAAAAGTCAGCTTCAGAGTCTTTAAGAAGTCTAGAATTTTCTCATACTTGTTTTTCCCTGAGTTTAGTTTGATGTCCAGCACAAGAAGCTCTTGATGTAGACTGTTCCTAATCCTTTCCACAGGGCCCAAGGTTAATCCTTCAATCTGCTCAAGTGCATACCTTAAAAGGCTCACTGAAATTTTATACTCCTGAGACAAGAAATAGGGATTAGGAGAATTCAGCTAAATTAAGTTAAAGTTAAAGTGAGGTGAGCTAAGGTAAGTTGAACTGAGGGAAGCTAAGTTGAAGGTTATTTGAAGTGAGCTGAGCTATGGTATGTTAAAGTGAGGTGAGCTAAGGTAAGTTGAAGTGAGGTGAGCTATGGTAAGTGAAGTGAGGTAAGCCATGAAAAGTTGAACCGAGGTAAGCTAAGTTGAAGGTTATTTGAAGTGAGCTGAGCTAAGGTATGTTAAAGTGAGGTGAGCTAAGGTAAGTTGAAGTGAGCTGAGCTAAGGTAAGTTGAAGTGAGGTGAGCTATGGTAAGTGAAGTGAGGTGAGCTATGGTAATTGAAGTGAGGTAAGCCATCAAAAGTTGAACTGAGGTAAGCTAAGTTGAAGGTAATTTGAATTGAGCTGAGCTAAGGTATGTTAAAGTGAGGTGAGCTAAGGTAAGTTGAATTGAGATGAGCTATGGTAAGTTGAATTGAGGTTAGCCATGAAAAGTTGAACTGAGGGAAGCTAAGTTGAAGGTTATTTGAAGTGAGCTGAGCTAAGGTATGTTAAAGTGAGGTGAGCTATGGTAAGTGAAGTGAGGTAAGCCATGAAAAGTTTAACTGAGGTAAGCTAAGTTGAAGGTAATTTGAAGTGAGCTGAGCTAAGGTATGTTAAAGTGAGGTGAGCTAAGGTAAGTTGAATTGAGGTGAGCTATGGTAAGTTGAATTGAGGTTAGCCATGAAAAGTTGAACTGAGGTAAGCTAAGTTGAAGGTAAGTTGAGGTGAGCTAAATTAATTTAAAGTTTAAGTGAGTTGAGCTAAGGTAAGATGAAGTGAGGTAAGTTAAGGTAAAGTAAATTGAGGTGAGCTAAGGTAAGTTGAACTGAGGTAAGCTAAGTTGAAGGTAAGTTGAGGTGAGCTAAATTAATTTAAAGTTTAAGTGAGCTGAGCTAAGGTAAGATGAAGTGAGGTAAGTTAAGGTAAAGTAAATTGAGGTGAACTAAGGTAAGTTGAACTGAGGTAAGCTAAGTTGAAGGTAATTTGAAGTGAGCTGAGCTAAGGTTAGTTAAAGTGAAGTGTGCTAAGGAAAGTTAAAGAGCCCTTGGTGTCAGCCATACATttcttattgtatttatttaaaattggaAGGCACATAATGTGCTAAAACCTCGGAATAaccatttaaaaacaaagtctaatactttatttaccaaattcaatcgaaaatattgcattggcttccccataccagccgatggaaatggatgctttttcacacctGATACTTTgcaaggatgacaaaatggcggctgatagGGGTGGGCTTTGTTAAGTTGAAGTGAGGTGAGCTAAGGATAGTTTATGCGAGGTAAGCTAAGGTAAGTTTAAGTAAGGTGAGCTAAGGTAAGTTAAAGTGGGGTGAGCTAACGTAAGTTAAAGTGAGGTGAGCTTAGGCAAGTTTAAGTTAGGTAAGCTAAGGTAAGTTTAAGTGTGGTGAGCTAAGGTAAGTTGAAGTAAGTTGAGCTAAGGTAAGTTGAACTGGGGTGAAATGAGGTACAGTACTGACGGAAAGTAAGCAAAAGACATTGGCTGAAGTTCACATAATTACCTCGAACACATCCGAAAATACCAGAAATTCATCAGAATTTGGCTGTACCGAAATTCTTTTGTCTTACATGTGCCTGAATTTCGGCGATTTTCGTCTAAGCCACGATTTTACGGCAAACGTGTTCTAGCCGAATTTCCCTGTAATTTCGCCTACTGAAATTTCATATGGACTAATATGTACAACAGAAAATCCTGATAATGTACAGATACTAATGTCAGCAAAGTGGTTACGAAGTTTTATCAGCACGAGAGGACAGTAGAGCTAAGGTAAGTTGAAGTGAGGATAAATAAGGTAAGTTGAAATGAGGTGAGCTTAGGCATGTTTAAGTGAGGTAAGCAAGTTGAAGTTAGTTAAAATGAAGTGAGCTATTGTTTCTAACATGATGCAAGTACATTCAATTACATTTACAACTAGCAGGTCAAGTTATTGAACGAGTAGCAACTTATAAGATCCTAGGTGTGCACCTGTCCAGTAATCTGTCCTGGAGACATCACATTGactatatttttaaaagagcTCGTAAACGACTTTATGCCTTATGCGTCTTAAAGAAAGCTGGTGCCCCTaagcctgatattgtcctagtttattgtagtattgtgagccctatcctggtgcccctaagtctgatattgtcctagtctattgtagtattgtgagccctatcctggtgcccctaagtctgatattgtcctagtttattgtagtattgtgaggcctatcctggtgcccctaagtctgatattgtcctagtctattgtagtattgtgaggcctatcctggtgcccctaagtctgatattgtcctagtttattgtagtattgtgaggcctatcctggtgcccctaagtctgatattgtcctagtttattgtagtattgtgaggcctatctttgcgcccctaagtctgatattgtcctagtctattgtagtattgtgagccctatcctggcgcccctaagcctgatattgtcctagtttattgtagtattgtgaggcctatcctggtgcccctaagcctgatattgtcctagtttattgtagtattgtgaggcctatcctggtgcccctaagcctgatattgtcctagtttattgtagtattgtgagccctatcctggtgcccctaagcctgatattgtcctagtttattgtagtattgtgaggcctatctttgcgcccctaagtctgatattgtcctagtctattgtagtattgtgagccctatcctggcgcccctaagtctgatattgtcctagtttattgtagtattgtgagccctatcctggcgcccctaagtctgatattgtcctagtttattgtagtattgtgaggcctatcctggcgcccctaagtctgatattgtcctagtttattgtagtattgtgaggcctatcctggtgcccctaagtctgatattgtcctagtttattgtagtactgtgagccctatcctggtgcccctaagtctgatattgtcctagtttattgtagtattgtgaggcctatcctggtgcccctaagtctgatattgtcctagtttattgtagtactgtgagccctatcctggcacccctaagtctgatattgtcctagtctattgtagtattgtgaggcctatcctggcgcccctaagtctgatattgtcctagtttattgtagtattgtgagccctatcctggtgcccctaagtctgatattgtcctagtttattgtagtattgtgagccctatcctggcgcccctaagtctgatattgtcctagtttattgtagtattgtgaggcctatcctggcgcccctaatcctgatattgtcctagtttattgtagtattgtgggccctatcctggcgcccctaagtctgatattgtcctagtttattgtagtattgtgaggcctatcctggcgcccctaatcctgatattgtcctagtttattgtagtattgtgagccctatcctggcgcccctaagtctgatattgtcctagttcattgtagtattgtgaggcctatcctggtgcccctaagtctgatattgtcctagtttattgtagtactgtgaggcctatcctggcccccctaagcctgatattgtcctagtttattgtagtattgtgaggcctatcctggcgcccctaagtctgatattgtcctagtttattgtagtattgtgagccctatcctggcgcccctaagtctgatattgtcctagtttattgtagtattgtgagccctatcctggcgcccctaagtctgatattgtcctagtttattgtagtattgtgagccctatcctggtgcccctaagtctgatattgtcctagtttattgtagtattgtgagccctatcctggcacccctaagtctgatattgtcctagtttattgtagtattgtgaggcctatcctggcgcccctaatcctgatattgtcctagtttattgtagtattgtgggccctatcctggcgcccctaagtctgatattgtcctagtttattgtagtattgtgagccctatcctggcgcccctaagtctgatattgtcctagtttattgtagtattgtgaggcctatcctggcgcccctaagcctgatattgtcctagtttattgtagtattgtgggccctatcctggcgtccctaagtctgatattgtcctagtttattgtagtattgtgagctctgtcctggcgcccctaagtctgatattgtcctagtttattgtagtattgtgagccctatcctggcgcccctaagtctgatattgtcctagtttattgtagtattgtgagccctatcctggcgcccctaagtctgatattgtcctagtttattgtagtattgtgagccctatcctggcgcccctaggtctgatattgtcctagtttattgtagtattgtgaggcctatcctggcgcccctagtctgatattgtcctagtttattgtagtattgtgagccctatcctggcgcccctaagtctgatattgtcctagtttattgtagtattgtgaggcctatcctggcgcccctaagtctgatattgtcctagtttattgtagtattgtgagccctatcctggtgcccctaagtctgatattgtcctagtttattgtagtattgtgaggcctatcctggcttccctaagcctgatattgtcctagtttattgtagtattgtgagccctatcctggcgcccctaagtctgatattgtcctagtttattgtagtattgtgaggcctatcctggcgcccctaagtctgatattgtcctagtttattgtagtattgtgaggcctatcctggcccccctaatcctgatattgtcctagtttattgtagtattgtgaggcctatcctggcgcccctaatcctgatattgtcctagtttattgtagtattgtgaggcctatcctggcgcccctaagtctgatattgtcctagtttattgtagtattgtgagccctatcctggcgcccctaatcctgatattgtcctagtctattgtagtattgtgagccctatcctggcgcccctaagtctgatatt is part of the Nematostella vectensis chromosome 13, jaNemVect1.1, whole genome shotgun sequence genome and encodes:
- the LOC125558946 gene encoding integrator complex subunit 8-like, encoding MTTTEKYSAPCHTYGQLHRSDVNFEQIDIALSHVTNHAITVEPHNTTWLHTQGDLYLDSRNYSAALKCYLKAGSISSLSFNQPVPPTVWDTQVFKKMVICCMSLKAHIQAALLCQCVDPVDFMTAFKAFQLAVVSRYPCKAGPTG
- the LOC116604710 gene encoding kinesin-like protein KIN-12E isoform X2; amino-acid sequence: MGGSQLTTLSKRDIILRQKTEELDEAMQEMKRLEMQVKTQKEENNNKKKMLEEVNKSISENRKLMEDLLKEQEERDKLMEDRENEMCLYIASLTVSQLVDKTVNMCDTCEKDRAIDELHSKKASIELVEQQEILNNMKKTGDDLDREISQLQRQLEVAKAKPATAEIACQASIEMSNSEVQTTCASTNECETQTEIMITIKVTQETQTDSLPERQGNPVSRAWRRLRERVRSLRDRLFPGAAAAAQ
- the LOC116604710 gene encoding uncharacterized protein LOC116604710 isoform X1, which produces MSHRNPVYRGGSMKNLSSKDKDIILRQKTEELDEAMQEMKRLEMQVKTQKEENNNKKKMLEEVNKSISENRKLMEDLLKEQEERDKLMEDRENEMCLYIASLTVSQLVDKTVNMCDTCEKDRAIDELHSKKASIELVEQQEILNNMKKTGDDLDREISQLQRQLEVAKAKPATAEIACQASIEMSNSEVQTTCASTNECETQTEIMITIKVTQETQTDSLPERQGNPVSRAWRRLRERVRSLRDRLFPGAAAAAQ